One Paenibacillus riograndensis SBR5 DNA segment encodes these proteins:
- a CDS encoding MFS transporter — protein sequence MTKPFFPRLQGNSRGCLAFEPFFLIPFSMFSTYVTLYMYELGMTELNIGWVTTIGLIVQVFSSLFSGYLTDRLGRKRAILYFDLLSWSLATLLWAFSQNLWFFVAAAVSTAFSVCRILLFTASL from the coding sequence ATGACAAAACCATTCTTTCCCCGGCTGCAGGGAAACAGCCGGGGATGCCTGGCCTTTGAGCCATTTTTTCTGATTCCTTTCAGCATGTTCTCCACCTATGTCACCCTTTATATGTACGAGTTGGGAATGACGGAGTTGAATATAGGCTGGGTCACCACCATAGGTCTGATCGTGCAGGTGTTCTCTTCTTTGTTCAGCGGGTATTTAACTGACCGGCTGGGACGCAAGCGGGCTATTTTATATTTTGATCTGCTGAGCTGGAGCCTGGCTACTTTATTATGGGCTTTTTCACAGAACCTGTGGTTTTTTGTGGCGGCCGCGGTATCAACAGCTTTCAGCGTGTGCCGCATATTGCTTTTTACTGCCTCATTGTAG